A DNA window from Hordeum vulgare subsp. vulgare chromosome 1H, MorexV3_pseudomolecules_assembly, whole genome shotgun sequence contains the following coding sequences:
- the LOC123425794 gene encoding G-type lectin S-receptor-like serine/threonine-protein kinase At2g19130 has product MPLLYILVLGLLLSRTPRCSSSSTPASDTLTEGQVLAVGEKLVSTNGKYALGFFQPATSTISKSQNTTSSSSSSSSSWYLGIWFNKIPVFTVVWVANREQPIPHSNINSTKLKFSRDGNLVIVTNRADAVSESLVWSTHIVNSTQTSSINTTTSGAAVLLNSGNLALLTNSKAMLWQSFDYPTDIALSGAKLGWNKVTGFSRKFISRKSLIDMGLGSYSLELDTSGVAILKRRINPSVVYWHWASSKTSSLSVLPTLKTIIDLDPRTKGLMNPIYVDNDQEEYYMYTSPEESSSSLFVSLDISGQVKLNVWSEANLSWQTICAEPADACTPAATCGPFTVCNGNAQPSCDCMEGFSRKSPQDWEFDDRTGGCIRNTPFNCSTRGNNKNMTSSTDIFHPISQVALPYNPQSIDVATTQSKCEEACLSSCSCTAYSYNNSRCYVWHGELLSVNLNDGIDNNSKDALYLRLAATAKFEKKKKQTNIRFVAAASIIGFGLLVLMLLALIWRNKFKPLYNNQVSGGGIMAFRYTDLVRATKNFSEKLGGGGFGSVYKGVLNGSTSIAVKRLDGARQGEKQFRAEVSSIGLIQHINIVKLIGFCCEGDHRLLVYEHMLNGSLDGHLFEKSNAAVAVLNWNTRYQIALGVAKGLSYLHQGCHKCIIHCDIKPGNILVDASFVPKIADFGLAAFVGRDFSRVLTTFRGTAGYLAPEWLSGVAVTPKIDVYGFGMVLLEIISGRRNSSIETPYNTSDSSSYQNVEYFPVQAISKLHSGDVKSLVDPQLHGDFNLEEAERVCKVACWCIQDNEFDRPTMGVVVRVLEGLQKIDMPPMPRLLAALTV; this is encoded by the coding sequence ATGCCTCTCCTCTACATACTAGTTCTTGGGCTTCTCCTCTCACGCACTCCTCGCTGCTCCTCTTCGTCCACACCTGCAAGCGATACCCTCACTGAAGGCCAAGTGCTCGCCGTCGGCGAGAAGCTCGTCTCGACGAACGGCAAGTACGCACTCGGCTTCTTCCAGCCTGCAACGAGCACCATCAGTAAGTCCCAGAACaccaccagctccagctccagctccagctccagctGGTACCTTGGCATATGGTTCAATAAGATCCCGGTTTTTACCGTTGTGTGGGTTGCTAATCGGGAGCAGCCCATCCCCCATTCCAACATCAACTCAACAAAGCTCAAGTTCTCAAGGGACGGCAATCTTGTCATTGTCACAAACCGTGCCGATGCCGTCAGTGAATCCCTTGTTTGGTCCACTCACATTGTTAATAGTACACAAACCAGTAGCATAAACACCACGACCTCTGGTGCCGCTGTTCTCTTGAACAGCGGAAACCTTGCCCTGCTCACAAATAGCAAAGCGATGTTGTGGCAGAGCTTCGACTACCCAACGGATATCGCGCTTTCTGGCGCCAAGCTTGGTTGGAACAAGGTCACCGGTTTCAGTCGCAAGTTCATATCAAGGAAGAGCCTCATTGATATGGGCCTCGGCTCGTACAGCCTAGAACTAGACACCAGCGGCGTCGCCATCCTCAAGCGCCGCATCAATCCCTCTGTAGTCTATTGGCATTGGGCCTCCTCCAAGACATCATCACTGAGTGTTCTTCCAACCCTCAAGACAATTATAGATCTGGATCCACGCACCAAAGGCCTGATGAACCCTATATATGTTGACAATGACCAAGAGGAGTACTACATGTACACTTCGCCGGAGGAATCATCGTCTTCCCTGTTTGTCTCACTAGACATCTCTGGCCAGGTCAAGCTGAATGTTTGGTCAGAAGCCAACCTGTCATGGCAAACCATATGTGCTGAGCCTGCCGATGCCTGCACTCCAGCTGCTACCTGCGGACCATTCACAGTCTGCAACGGCAATGCACAGCCATCCTGTGATTGTATGGAGGGCTTTTCTCGGAAGTCACCAcaggattgggagtttgatgatcgAACAGGAGGATGCATCAGGAACACACCTTTCAATTGCAGCACTcgtggtaacaacaaaaacatgACAAGTTCAACAGACATATTCCACCCCATTTCTCAAGTTGCATTACCCTACAACCCACAAAgcattgatgttgctaccactcAGAGCAAATGCGAAGAAGCTTGTCTCAGTTCCTGCTCCTGCACTGCTTATTCCTATAACAATAGCAGATGCTATGTCTGGCATGGTGAATTGCTCAGTGTAAATCTGAATGATGGAATTGATAATAATTCTAAAGATGCTCTTTACCTTCGCCTTGCCGCGACTGCAAAGtttgaaaaaaagaagaaacagacAAACATTAGATTTGTAGCTGCTGCAAGTATTATTGGTTTTGGGTTACTGGTGCTGATGCTGTTGGCACTGATTTGGAGGAACAAATTCAAGCCATTATACAACAATCAAGTTAGTGGTGGTGGGATTATGGCCTTTAGATACACTGATCTAGTTCGTGCTACTAAAAACTTCTCAGAAAAGCTCGGAGGGGGTGGTTTTGGTTCAGTATACAAAGGAGTATTAAACGGCTCAACTAGTATAGCAGTGAAAAGGCTTGATGGTGCCCGTCAAGGTGAGAAGCAATTCAGGGCTGAGGTGAGCTCAATTGGACTGATCCAACATATTAACATAGTAAAATTGATCGGTTTCTGCTGCGAAGGTGATCACAGGTTACTTGTGTATGAACACATGTTAAATGGTTCTCTTGATGGTCATCTATTTGAGAAGAGCAATGCTGCTGTTGCTGTCCTAAATTGGAACACCAGATATCAAATAGCCTTAGGAGTTGCCAAAGGATTGTCTTACTTGCATCAGGGTTGTCACAAATGCATCATACATTGTGACATTAAGCCAGGAAACATACTCGTGGACGCATCTTTTGTTCCTAAAATTGCAGATTTCGGGTTGGCAGCGTTTGTGGGAAGGGATTTTAGCCGAGTTCTGACTACATTCAGAGGAACTGCTGGTTATCTTGCCCCAGAGTGGCTTAGTGGAGTTGCAGTCACACCAAAAATTGACGTTTACGGCTTTGGTATGGTACTGCTGGAAATCATATCAGGAAGGAGGAATTCCTCGATTGAAACACCATACAACACCAGCGACAGTAGCAGTTACCAGAATGTTGAATACTTCCCTGTGCAAGCCATCAGCAAGCTTCACAGCGGAGATGTGAAGAGTTTGGTGGATCCACAATTACATGGGGATTTCAATTTGGAAGAAGCTGAAAGAGTTTGCAAAGTTGCATGCTGGTGCATACAAGATAATGAGTTTGATCGTCCGACTATGGGTGTAGTAGTCCGGGTTCTTGAGGGTCTGCAAAAGATTGATATGCCCCCGATGCCAAGACTACTTGCAGCTCTAACGGTCTAA
- the LOC123425878 gene encoding FT-interacting protein 7-like, whose protein sequence is MASPGSSYNLVETKPPLPAKLGPRGAAMAATKMAGTYDMVEPMKYLYVSVVKARDLPTMDITGALDPYVEVKLGNFKGVTKHLVKNPNPVWRQTFAFSLANLQSNQLEVIVKDKDTVLDDFVGRVVLDVSDIPECIPPDSPLAPQWYILTDAHGGRFHHGHTLGEIMLAVWIGTQADEAFPEAYHSGAHPLSAEGLASTRAKVYYSPKLIYLKVSVIAARDLIGAENSNDPPVKPTIAKIQMGGQIRRTRPGQPPANPVWNDEFMFVACEPFEDPLVVTVEEKVAAGSDEPIGRIIIPVAANAPRNDLAKSVASKWFNLSRGMTVEQAAADVTTGTKNREHSKTFASKIHLKMSLETAYHVLDESTHYASDLQTSAKKLRKSAIGMLEVGILGARSLGGNKNPYCVAKYGAKWVRTRTLLGTAAHAWNEQYTWDVFDLSTVITVAVFNNKNLDGHGDAKDERIGKVRVRLATLESDRVYTHYYPLVSLTPGGLKKTGELHLAVRFTCTAWANMLAQYGRPLLPKMHYTHPISVGQLNSLRFLAMQMVATRLGRAEPPLRREVVEYILDVESHMFSLRRSKANFNRTISLFSGALAAVKWFDGICKWKNPLTTSLVHVLFLILVCYPELILSTVFLYIFLIGVWNYRRRPRNPPHMDTALSHAEQAQPDELDEEFDTFPTSKPGDVVRMRYDRLRSVAGRVQTVVGDLAMQGERAQSLLSWRDPRATAMFITFSFIVAVVLYLTPFRVVAVLAGLYLLRHPRLRSKQPSAPFNFYKRLPAKGDMLL, encoded by the coding sequence ATGGCGTCCCCTGGATCCTCATACAATCTCGTGGAGACGAAGCCGCCCCTGCCCGCGAAGCTCGGCCCGCGCGGCGCGGCCATGGCGGCGACGAAGATGGCGGGGACGTACGACATGGTGGAGCCGATGAAGTACCTGTACGTGAGCGTGGTGAAGGCGCGCGACCTGCCCACCATGGACATCACCGGCGCGCTGGACCCGTACGTGGAGGTGAAGCTGGGCAACTTCAAAGGCGTCACCAAGCACCTGGTGAAGAACCCCAACCCGGTGTGGCGGCAGACGTTCGCCTTCTCCTTGGCCAACCTTCAGTCCAACCAGCTGGAGGTCATCGTCAAGGACAAGGACACGGTCCTCGACGACTTCGTCGGCCGCGTCGTCTTGGACGTGTCCGACATCCCCGAGTGCATCCCGCCGGACAGCCCGCTGGCCCCGCAGTGGTACATCCTCACGGACGCCCATGGGGGGAGGTTCCACCACGGTCACACCCTCGGCGAGATCATGCTCGCCGTCTGGATCGGCACCCAGGCCGACGAGGCGTTCccggaagcataccactcgggcgcgcacccGCTGTCGGCGGAGGGGCTCGCCAGCACGCGCGCCAAGGTGTACTACTCCCCCAAGCTCATCTACCTCAAGGTCTCCGTCATCGCGGCGAGGGACCTCATCGGAGCAGAGAATTCAAACGACCCGCCGGTCAAGCCCACCATCGCAAAGATCCAGATGGGAGGGCAGATCCGCCGTACGCGGCCGGGGCAGCCGCCGGCAAACCCGGTGTGGAACGACGAGTTCATGTTCGTGGCTTGCGAGCCGTTCGAGGACCCGCTGGTGGTGACGGTGGAGGAGAAGGTCGCCGCCGGGTCAGACGAGCCCATCGGCCGCATCATCATCCCCGTCGCAGCAAACGCGCCGCGCAACGACCTGGCCAAGTCGGTGGCGTcgaaatggttcaacctgtcgcGGGGGATGACGGTGGAGCAGGCGGCGGCCGATGTCACGACGGGCACCAAGAACCGGGAGCATTCCAAGACGTTCGCCAGCAAGATCCACCTCAAGATGAGCCTAGAGACGGCGTACCATGTGCTGGATGAGTCGACGCACTACGCAAGCGACCTGCAAACCTCGGCGAAGAAGCTGCGGAAGAGCGCAATCGGCATGCTGGAGGTGGGCATCCTCGGCGCGCGCAGCCTCGGCGGCAACAAGAACCCCTACTGCGTCGCCAAGTACGGCGCCAAGTGGGTGCGCACGCGCACGCTGCTCGGTACCGCCGCGCACGCGTGGAATGAGCAGTACACTTGGGACGTGTTTGACCTCAGCACCGTCATCACCGTCGCTGTCTTCAACAACAAGAATCTCGACGGCCATGGCGATGCCAAGGACGAGAGGATCGGCAAGGTGCGTGTCCGCCTTGCGACGCTAGAGTCCGACCGCGTGTACACGCACTACTACCCGCTCGTGTCGCTGACCCCGGGTGGGCTGAAGAAGACGGGGGAGCTACACCTGGCCGTCCGGTTCACTTGCACGGCGTGGGCCAATATGCTGGCACAGTACGGGCGGCCGTTGTTGCCCAAGATGCACTACACCCACCCTATCTCCGTGGGGCAGCTGAACTCCCTCCGGTTCCTGGCGATGCAGATGGTGGCGACGCGGCTGGGCAGGGCGGAGCCGCCGTTGCGGAGGGAGGTGGTGGAGTACATACTGGACGTGGAGTCGCACATGTTCAGCCTGCGCCGGAGCAAGGCCAACTTCAACCGCACCATCTCGCTCTTTTCCGGCGCATTGGCGGCAGTCAAGTGGTTCGACGGCATCTGCAAGTGGAAGAACCCGCTGACTACCAGCCTCGTCCACGTGTTGTTCCTCATCCTGGTGTGCTATCCGGAGCTGATCTTGTCGACGGTGTTCCTGTACATATTCCTGATAGGGGTGTGGAACTACCGGCGGCGGCCGCGGAACCCTCCGCACATGGACACGGCGTTGTCGCACGCGGAGCAGGCGCAGCCCGACGAGCTGGACGAGGAGTTCGACACGTTCCCGACGTCCAAGCCGGGCGATGTGGTGCGTATGAGGTACGATCGGCTGAGGAGTGTCGCCGGCAGGGTGCAGACGGTGGTCGGCGACCTGGCCATGCAGGGGGAGCGCGCCCAGTCCCTGCTCAGCTGGCGAGACCCTAGGGCCACCGCTATGTTCATCACGTTCTCATTCATCGTCGCCGTCGTGCTCTACTTGACGCCATTTCGGGTGGTGGCCGTCCTCGCCGGCCTATACCTCCTCCGCCACCCCCGGCTCCGGAGCAAGCAGCCGTCGGCGCCCTTCAACTTCTACAAGCGCCTCCCAGCCAAGGGCGATATGCTCCTATGA